A region of Mauremys mutica isolate MM-2020 ecotype Southern chromosome 2, ASM2049712v1, whole genome shotgun sequence DNA encodes the following proteins:
- the LOC123363314 gene encoding zinc finger protein 569-like gives MAAAGSAQVAFEDVAVYFSPEEWAALAEWQRELYRDVMRDNYELVTSLGWPAVKPEIICKIEQEEEPCVGDPPPPREWGTPQSFWPDDGIRIKKEEQEEDTETPGPPSVFSGKLEEGSSPPQCVKKSGLARSKSRRKLRSQVATAQDKAPRAPPQKASLKKIPPTCPECDKSFKSNTALTIHERSHTGERPFKCPECRKGFPSKGDLKRHLKTHVGKKDAAPERGRSLPGKLQLLRHQRSPQAPKRPYTCAQCGKSFNKSRDLKKHQRTHTAERPFLCLQCGSSFRLKQILVSHQKVHRGVKPFQCSDCGKNFSQKHHLLSHQRTHTGEKPFSCAQCGHRFSQKHHLISHQRIHTGERPFACPECGKSFKDKKTLIIHERIHTGERPYRCNECGKTCSQKQHLKSHQRVHRGKRPRGKGEEGLEDDVGFCRQKVLAEEKPYQCAECEKRFRDERIMLAHQRTHTEQALPKSTRTGASRSPQALVQQTPFTGTLQCRANVSQKPPLRARQGTPAGKRPFVCNECGKRFMQRKRLVLHQRRRRGMPGSPRAAPGRAGDLRARAPGAPRCPPRPAPRSASCARPAPSLGRAATGARSSASFVPRRLPGRARGTMPGGGRAQVPVSFEDVAVYFSPEEWAELAEWQRELYRDVMKENYELIASLGKETLFLMLPRGCPGAKPEIISQMERGEEPCVREPQGWRERRPQSPHSGVGITIKKEEPEEGCVGQEDPEALATRRTVSGLQLLELKSCESKSGSRPKPRTQAGDPQGRRTGRVAERPHACPDCEKSFKDRTALIIHQRIHTGEKPFACAECGKRFTQKQHLTTHQRTHTGEHPFFCAQCGSSFRLRKVFLTHQRVHAGELPFTCAECGKIFNHKHHLITHRRTHTGERPFPCAQCGKRFTQKHHLLSHQRSHTGKRPFSCAQCGKSFKDKTPLSIHQLVHTGEKPFSCEACGKIFSHKHHLVIHRRTHTGEKPFTCAECGKRFTQKHHLVSHQRIHTGERPFACSHCGRSFKDKITLKLHVRLHTGERPFACAECGESFRLRKVLLTHQRVHTGQAPLICTECGKTFNHMQRMAMHQTSHHARQGPFRRAQRGESCSGRPQLLLPQQGQPADRSAHAATFQPPAPGGSPCATGRVSPGPDETPPAQLHTEPAPRDRSEETI, from the exons ATGGCCGCAGCGGGCTCTGCTCAG GTGGCGTTCGAGGACGTGGCGGTCTATTTCTCCCCGGAGGAGTGGGCGGCGTTAGCGGAATGGCAGAGGGAGCTGTACCGGGACGTGATGAGGGACAACTACGAGCTGGTCACGTCGCTGG GGTGGCCTGCTGTCAAACCAGAGATCATATGTAAAATTGAGCAAGAAGAGGAGCCATGTGTTGGAGATCCTCCGCCTCCCAGAGAGTGGGGGACCCCCCAAAGCTTCTGGCCAG ATGATGGAATCAGGATTAaaaaggaggagcaggaggaagacACAGAGACCCCGGGACCACCCAGTGTGTTCTCAGGAAAGTTGGAGGAAGGGAGCAGCCCACCGCAGTGTGTGAAGAAGAGCGGCCTGGCTCGAAGCAAATCCCGCCGGAAGCTGCGAAGCCAGGTGGCGACTGCTCAGGACAAAGCCCCGCGGGCTCCTCCCCAAAAAGCCTCGCTAAAGAAGATTCCCCCGACGTGTCCAGAGTGCGACAAAAGCTTCAAGAGTAACACGGCCCTGACCATCCACGAAAGGAGTCACACGGGGGagcggccctttaaatgccctgaGTGCAGGAAGGGTTTCCCATCCAAGGGGGACCTGAAGAGACATCTGAAAACCCATGTGGGAAAGAAGGATGCTGCCCCCGAGAGAGGGAGGAGCCTTCCTGGGAAGCTGCAGCTCCTCAGGCACCAGAGAAGCCCTCAGGCACCCAAGAGGCCGTACACGTGCGCtcagtgcgggaagagcttcaacAAGAGCAGAGACCTCAAAAagcaccagcgcacccacacgGCAGAGAGGCCGTTCCTGTGCCTGCAGTGCGGGAGCAGCTTCCGGCTCAAGCAGATCCTCGTGTCCCACCAGAAAGTGCACAGGGGAGTGAAGCCGTTCCAGTGCTCGGACTGCGGGAAGAACTTCAGCCAGAAGCACCATCTCTTGAGCCACCAGCGTACCCACACCGGGGAGAAGCCCTTCTCCTGTGCTCAGTGTGGACACAGGTTCAGCCAGAAGCACCATCTGATCAGCCACCAGCGCATCCACACGGGGGAGCGGCCTTTTGCCTGCCCcgagtgcgggaagagcttcaagGACAAGAAAACTCTCATCATCCATGAGCGGATCCATACAGGCGAGAGGCCCTACAGGTGCAACGAGTGCGGGAAGACCTGCAGCCAGAAGCAGCACCTGAAAAGCCACCAGAGGGTGCACAGGGGCAAGAGGCCCCGTGGCAAAGGGGAGGAAGGCCTGGAGGATGACGTGGGTTTCTGCCGCCAGAAGGTCCTGGCAGAGGAGAAGCCGTATCAATGTGCAGAATGCGAGAAACGGTTCCGGGACGAGCGGATAATGCTGGCACACCAGAGAACTCACACTGAGCAAGCGCTGCCGAAGAGCACCAGGACAGGTGCCAGTCGGAGCCCACAGGCCCTGGTCCAGCAAACGCCCTTCACTGGTACCCTGCAGTGCAGGGCAAACGTTAGCCAGAAGCCACCTCTTAGAGCCCGCCAGGGAACCCCGGCTGGAAAGAGACCTTTTGTGTGCAATGAGTGTGGGAAGAGGTTCATGCAGCGCAAACGCCTTGTGCTACATCAGAGGA GGAG AAGGGGGATGCCCGGGTCCCCCCGCGCGGCTCCCGGGAGAGCCGGAGACCTCCGCGCCCGAGCTCCGGGGGCTCCCCGCTgcccgccccgccctgcgccGCGCAGCGCATCCTGCGCCCGCCCCGCGCCCAGCCTCGGGCGCGCAGCCACTGGAGCCCGGAGCTCGGCGAGCTTCGTCCCGAGGCGCCTGCCCGGCCGAGCCCGGGGGACGATGCCCGGCGGGGGCCGGGCGCAG GTGCCGGTGTCGTTCGAGGACGTGGCAGTCTATTTCTCCCCGGAGGAGTGGGCGGAGTTAGCAGAATGGCAGAGGGAGCTGTACCGGGATGTGATGAAGGAGAATTACGAGCTCATCGCCTCCTTGGGTAAAGAGACACTTTTCCTCATGTTACCGAGAG GGTGTCCGGGTGCCAAACCAGAGATCATCTCTCAGATGGAGCGCGGGGAGGAGCCGTGTGtgcgggagccccagggctggagagagaggagaccccagagcccccactcaG GTGTTGGCATCACCATTAAAAAGGAGGAGCCGGAAGAGGGATGTGTTGGTCAGGAAGATCCCGAAGCCCTGGCAACGCGGAGGACTGTGTCCGGACTCCAGCTCTTGGAACTAAAGAGCTGCGAGAGCAAAAGCGGGTCCCGCCCGAAGCCGAGAACCCAGGCCGGAGACCCTCAGGGGAGACGAACCGGGAGGGTGGCAGAGAGGCCTCATGCGTGCCCGGACTGTGAGAAGAGCTTCAAGGACAGGACGGCTCTGATAATCCACCAGCGGATCCACACGGGCGAGAAGCCCTTTGCCTGCGCCGAGTGCGGGAAGCGCTTCACGCAGAAGCAGCACCTCACCACccaccagcgcacccacaccgGGGAGCACCCCTTCTTCTGCGCCCAGTGCGGCAGCAGCTTCCGGCTGAGGAAAGTCTTCCTGACCCACCAGCGGGTCCACGCCGGGGAGCTGCCCTTCACCTGCGCCGAGTGCGGGAAGATCTTCAACCACAAGCACCACCTGATCACGCACCGCCGCACccacacgggcgagcgcccctTCCCCTGCGCCCAGTGCGGCAAGCGCTTCACCCAGAAGCACCATCTGCTGAGCCACCAGCGCAGCCACACGGGCAAGCGGCCCTTCTCCTGCGCccagtgcgggaagagcttcaagGACAAGACGCCGCTGAGCATCCACCAGCTCGTGCACACCGGGGAGAAGCCGTTCTCCTGCGAGGCTTGCGGGAAGATCTTCAGCCACAAGCACCACCTGGTGATCCACCGGAGAACCCACACCGGCGAGAAGCCCTTCACCTGCGCCGAGTGCGGCAAGCGCTTCACGCAGAAGCACCATCTCGTCAGCCACCAGCGCATCCACACCGGGGAGCGCCCCTTCGCCTGCTCCCACTGCGGGAGGAGCTTCAAGGACAAGATCACCCTGAAGCTGCACGTCAGGCtgcacaccggggagcggcccttCGCCTGTGCCGAGTGCGGGGAGAGCTTCCGCCTGAGGAAGGTGCTGCTCACCCACCAGCGGGTGCACACAGGGCAGGCCCCGCTGATCTGCACCGAGTGCGGCAAGACCTTCAATCATATGCAGCGCATGGCCATGCACCAGACAAGCCACCACGCCCGGCAGGGGCCGTTCCGGAGAGCTCAGCGCGGGGAGAGCTGCTCGGGGAGACCACAGCTCCTACTGCCCCAGCAGGGCCAACCCGCTGACCGCTCGGCGCACGCAGCGACCTTCCAGCCGCCAGCACCCGGTGGCTCCCCCTGTGCAACAGGCAGAGTAAGTCCTGGGCCTGACGAAACACCACCTGCACAATTACACACGGAGCCGGCCCCGCGGGATCGCTCAGAAGAAACCATCTGA